atatttttgacCAACATTTGATCATACAATATTCAGTGACGGCCTGGTTTGTGAATCTTTGCTGAGGTCAGACTCACCCGTTTGTAAATGGCAAATATGGTGCCGATGGAGGCCAAGCAGTCGATGTTACTGGAGCCGTCCAGGGGGTCGAAACACACCACGTACTTTCCCTGTGACACAACCAAGTCAACAACAACACGTTAGAGCGGCTGCTGCACCGACCAGACGGCTGGAGGAGtcactgtgtgtgaatgggacGTGTGAGGTGTGAGCGTCGGTTAACGACCAGAACAACTCTACACAGGCAGTTCACTTATGTTCACAGATATTttctaaaatataaaacttgATGTGCATTCGTTATTCTCAGTAAAATAGTGTGTGAGCAATTTGTTCAATCTCCAGGGGAGGATTTTCTTACATGTGTGTAATATGTGTGCATTGTGTGCAGTGTCACTTTGGCGGATGTAAAAATGAGttaaaaacttttttctcagatgagttaaaggttcagtgtgtaggatttagtgacatctagtggtcatgtgtcatgttgcagctgaacacccctcacctcaccctccccttccaaacatgacagagaacctgtggaagctTCAGTTATATAAACTCAaaagtttagtttgtccagtctgggctactgtagaaaaaacatggcggcctccgtaaaGAGGACcaactcctgatgtaaatataaagtatttatatataaagtatttaaatataaagtatttaaatataaagggttcattctaaggtaaagaaaacaacgatTGGTACAATTAAGATGAAACAcacgagtgaaaacatcacaaggataattttatatttaattcctgccaatagatcctttcacctgaatctcacatactgaacctttaaaatgtcaaacgttCACTTTAACTGATTCTATAACTTTTGATCCAGAGGACGGGTGTTTCTCACTCACCCTCTTGTCTTTGGGCGTGATGACCagctcctcgttctcctcagACACCAGGCAGCAGGTCCCGTAGGAGGCCTGCAGCATGTTGATGACCAGGTCGTTGGACAGCACGTCCAGCTTCTTCTGATCGTCCCCCGTCACGTTCACGGAGCCGGCCATGCCCTGCCTGcgtggaccaatcacaagctTTAGTCTCACACATTGAAAACAGGATTAAGCAGCAACTTGCCTGTTTGCAAACATGAGCGGGTTTAAAACCCTTAACCCtgaattttcatttaaataaaaatggacaaaGCTCATCAGGTTTTGAGCTCTGATTCTCTCCAGCGTCAAACAATATGGATCTGAGATTGTTACATCATTTCAACGAGAGGTAAAGTTCACTATATTTTTCACTATAAATTAACAAATATCAgcgatttttattttattttgctctttaAATCAATACTTTACATCTGTTCCACCTTAAACCAGCAGCTTTATTAAAACTAGTGTGATGTTTGAGTGAGTGTGAACatggagaaagtttcctccttccctccctgaACGTCTGTTCTAtgttccatctcctgtgagaagaactgaGTGAGAGTCGCAGCGTCAACTCTCACAATCAGCTCCAGTTGAAGAGAGAAGCTGAACTGATATCAGCTAAGAAagactcagaagttattaaaaacctgAGATTATCTCTAATAATCAaaaggaaacttttaaaatatgaggAATTCTAAAatgctcttctggttcaggaagcagaggatcatgggtaatatccagcctTCAAATCGTGTTCCAGTTCAGTGAGTGGAAAGACGCAGTCAGAGCTCCACATGATTCTGTCTACATGAAAAACACTTCATCAACACCATCacgtggctgcagggggcgctgttgctcagttaaCGTTTTGTTTCAGGCCCGaagaaaactaaatcaaaagTCTTTGGCTGCCTCTAAATTCACGGTGTTGAAATCACACATCATTCTCCATCCTGGTTCCACCGGAGCAGCTTGTCCTCTACCAGCTCCACACACCAGTTCACATCAGCCATTGTTCCTCGAAGATGTTGAAACCAGAACTGGAACAACGAGTTCTAATCTGATCACAAACACATCATCACTCCATGATCCTAAATCTAGAGGAGGAGGGAACATCCTGAGACTCTGACCTGAACCAGCTGTCGGCAGCggaccttgacctctgacctctttgAGCTATCATCACATTATTCATTGTAAAAGAACAACTTAGGCTAATAGACTTTGATAGTAGGTTTCTATCCCCCTTCTATGAGTCAGTTATATAACTCAACACATCAGTACTTACAGGTGGGCCAGGCCTGCCTTGCGCACAGCGGAGGAAATGGCTTTGATGGCCGTCAGGATGGCGGTGATGAGTTGGGTCAGCTCACCCGTCGCTCCCTTGGCCTGGCGCCCGGTCTCCAGGATGAACCGGGTCAGGGTCCATACGTCCGTGTCGAAGGCCGACTGGTCCGacatgtctgctgctgctgcttctgtccCGTCTGGTCGGGGGGGCAGGCTGCGTGTTCACCAGGCGGAGGAGGGACAGTGAATGAGCGTCCTCATTACCAGCCAAGTGCTTTTCATACCCAGGCCACAGGAtctatttgtgtgtgggtgagtgtgtgtgtgtgtgtgtgtgtgtgtgtgtgtgtgcagccacgTGGACGAGTGTGTGTACTTGGGGGTCGGTGGGTGGGTGTCGGGTATCAGCTGTAGAGACCAACACACTGAGACAAGAACTCCTCAGGTCTTTTATCCATTCAGTCAGGAAGGTTTGCAGCATGTTGGTCAACAGGGACCCGGCAGCACTgtggtgacatcacagctctTCTGTAATATAAGCTTTAACCACATTGTGAAGAAGAACTTTCTGACATGAAATAACCCTCTGGTTTGCCTCTGGACGTCCTGCAGgtctttaattattattttgtttataaggagtttttgattttgtgtttctctgagctAAACGACACGTTGGTTACAAACAGAGGGATGTGGGTTTTATACTGAGAGACTATAAGCAGCTGTTTTCGCAGCTCAAGTTTGCTTTAAATGTCATTTGGGATCTGTGAGCTTCCAACGACCTTTAGCTTAAAGGTCAACTCCACTGGGTGACCTGTCCTCCGACTCCTATCTACAGTCCGGCTTCAAACCTTCTCGTTctttaaattaaacttttcTATCCGTCTGTGCActttaaaatacacattatgTACAAAACACACTTAAATACTCCTACATGAAgtcaataaaaactcaaagtatATATCAGCAACTAGAATTACCGGTCTGTGGAAATGACCTGAAGCCCGACTTGAAATATCATGTGCATGaggctgtgacctttgaccttccaaATCTTGGATTCTTGAAAGGTCCTGTTCATTAGAATTGGACGTTAAAGACAAACTGAACATATGCTGCCTCagaggaggaataaaaaaaaagaatcactcTACTTTTCCTTCATAGACCCGTTTGAATTTATTGATCATTTCAAACAGCATTTGTTTACACACTGGAAAGGCATCAGGGTTTTTGTTTTGCAtataagttgttgttttttggtcCTTCACACGTCtagaatgtttattttattaaaaggcaCAGCTGGAGGTAAACAGGAGgaattctttgtttgtttttttcttcacatttttgGTCTTTGCTGGTTTGTGTTGTATTACacagttttcatgtttttcccaGAACCATCTTCTTCCAGCAGTTTTCTATAAGCAGAACAGCAACATGGCGGCTGAGGCATGAAAACCTTGTAACTGTAAACTTCAGGCCTGGAGAAACTTTCTCAAACGCCATAACACACGattcaaaatacatttacattaagatttttttaaaagcacaacTTTCTCAGACCGACGGGAGATACAAGGTTTCTTCTTAAGGCCGGACAGTGAAGAGTCGGTGTGGTCTCACTTCTTGGCGTGCTTCTGGCAGATGGCGATGTACTCCAGCACGTCCTCCGGGGAGCCCATGGCCACGGGAGCCCGCTGGTGGATGCTCTCCGGCTGGATGTCCAGGATGTTCTCTAATCCGGTGGAGGCCATGCCCCCCGCCTGCTCGATGATGAAGGCCATGGGGTTGCATTCGTACAGCAGCCGCAGCTTTcaaggaagagggggggggagattttAGTCAAACTCGGAAAGGAGATTTATTAAGTATACACATTTATACTTATTTGATAGTAAAGGAGAAGCAGAAACATTGAGACGCTGTAGATTCGACCGACTAATCAAGTCACACACTCTTTGTAAGCTCCCAGCGCAAGTTCTGAAAACGTAAACATTCAGCTATTGAGAGCGTTTGATTGTTATCGTTCTTCATTCCTTTACAATTTGAACTCTTCTTGGACATTTCTCGAAACCTTATTTCAAGACGTTATTTCTCACTTTCGGCTCAGTCTTGCAAACACTGGAAGGATGTGGACGGTGAAGAAAGGACATTGTGACACCGTCTTCTGGTAAGTTCTCCTCTTACAAACAAAGAGGCTGAACAAAGAACTTTTCTTTTCATGGAACTTCCTCCTTGAGAACGGCTGAAAGTCTCAATGTCACCGCGAGTGAAACGTGAACTAAACTGCTTCTTAAAAAGTTCCAAAAAGTATATGaatgtttatattaaatacttGTGGTCCCTTGACCCGTTCAGGATTTTTATaaatcactttctttatcattgTGATAACAAGAGGgagcatttaaaaataatccaGACATATTTAGAAGACTGATATGAGTGTTTAgttttattgaatttaaggaaACAGTTGTACGGTGCCATCCTGACTTTAAGATTCAAACTGTATTCCGAGGAGGAAGCAGTTACTGGACCTTACCTTTCCCTTGGGGCTCTTCACATTGCCCGGGTATAAAAAGATGCCTCCATACATCAGTGTTCGGTGAACGTCTGCCACCATGGAACCAATGTAGCGGGCACCATAGGGCTCAGTGCCGTCCTGGAAGGGTTTTAAAAACACCTCAGTAGTTAGTTCACTTCTGCAGTGACATCCACCACCAGGATCTACTGAGCTCgaatcatcccccccccccccccgcgtggTGATGTCAGCGTTACCTCGGggaacttcttcttctgcaggtaCTCCGTGACGGCGGGGTCGAAGTACTTTGCGTAGCCTTCGTTCAAGCTGTAGATCTTCCCTCGCTTCTTGATCTTCACGTCCCGATCCACCAGGATAAATTCTCCGATTGCCTGGTGAGCGGAAAGCAGCGATGGTTACCCTCTACGTCATGTGCACAGAAAACCCTGAAAGAAGACAGAGAGCACTTACTGGGTCGAGCATGAAGCAGTTGACTCCTTGGCCGGTGGAGAGCACGACCATGGTGGCGCTGCCGTAGAGGGCGTAGCCGGCTGCCACGAGGCTTCTGCCGGGATGCAGCGCGTCCTTCTCACCGGGCTCGTCATCTGTGATCTGAGGGGAATAACAATTTGCTTTCAATGAAGAGTGATAGTTTTAACATTTCTCGTTCCTGGAGTTGTGAAGTGAGCTGGGGGAAGttacaaaagaaaaactttgGTCATTACCTTTCTGTAGATGGCAAAGATGGTGCCGATGGAGACGAGACAGTCGATGTTGGACGAGCCGTCCAAAGGATCGAAGCACACAACGTACTTTCCCTGGAAGACGATAGTGCAAAGGAGTTACTCATGTattcagggttcatacacattttgaccaatggatttccatgactttaaaccaaatttccatgacccaacattttgtgaaatctcgatGTATACACAAacaagtgacaaaatgtagtattaAACTAAAAAttagaattccaaggcatacagtataccttaaatgacacaaacctaagtatgcctgcttatatttttgagcatatttctttaaaagcatataaattatataaaacacagcgtaaatgaacgacatgaataTATAGGATTATAAcaagtttccatgacttttccaaaacttttgggagattatttttttccatgacttttccaggcctggaaaaacacattttaaaaattccatgacttttccaggttttccatgaccgtacgaGCCCTGTGTATTCTGCAGAGACAAAGTCACGAGCTGGACATTAActgaggagagcagcaggaggcaggacaggaCAAAGCTGCAGGACCACTTCTTTTTGTTTATAGCACGTCGACACTGGGTTCGGCTCTTATCACTAAAAGCTGTAGTTGTCTTTGGAAGTTGATATCTCAGTGTATTGCTTCTCTTTAACGTCCTGAGCTAATTGTTTTTGGTCCACTTTAATCTCTGTAGCGTGTGAGAAACTTTGTCATCATGTCCACTCGCTGTATTTTCACTTTGGCTCATTCAGGCTTTTTTCCAGACATGTTAGtcgagggatggagggaggaacagCTCTAGAAAATGTCAGGAATGTATCCGGACACGGAGGGTCGAcacagattaagattaagattaagatgcatttattagtcccaaacacatgcacaggcacactcatgcaggtagggaaatttaacctctgcttttgacccatctggtgcaggacacacagagcagtgagcgaccatctacagcgcccggggagcagatgttgggggagtaaggtgccttgctcaggggcactagacagggtagggagaatcctcttggatttttggacagatcaatccaggttcgtctttttgttgtttctccgtggagtcgaaccagagacgaaccagagaccttctctgcccatagtccaagtttctgccactagccCAACACCTCTCCCAGTCACACCAGAGTAgtgacacaggagagagaggtgtAAGGTCGTGTCACACCACATGAGCCAGCTGAGCCTGATCCTGAGAGGATCCTCTCATTTGAATAACAGACGTTTTAGATTCAGCAGGAGAAATGTGGACGATCCAGTTCCAGAAACGGGATCCTCAATAAATAAAAGCCGGTTTTCTGAGCTCAGCGGCGTCTTAAGAGAACGTAAAGGCAGAGATCCCTGATTGGGTTTTAACATGTGAGGTTGatgccttcacacacacacacacaaacacacacttaccctCGTGTCCGGCTCTACGATGATGGCTTTGTCGTTCTCTTCAGACACCAGAACGCAGGAGGTGAAGGACGACTTGATCATGTTGATGATCAGATCATTGGACATGATGTCCAGCTTCTTCACCTGGTCTCCCGTCACATTCGTGCTGCCAGCGATACCGTAACTGATAAAGtgcagaaaagagaaaaggtgaCTTTCATATTAATTCAATAAGAACAACCAAAGTCACTTCTCTCTACACACAGGATCAGATTACATGCGTATGATGGAAGTTAACAAATACCTAGTTTTCTGTTACATCCTCTAGAGTTTGGTGCTGAGAtaaggtttgaaaaaaaagcaacagatGCATGACTCAGCATTTCCTGACAGCGGAGGCTGGGTCGTGATTCAAGGAGGAATTAGATCAACAGCAGGAGAACAAGCTGAATCAGTATCAGTCTCTCAGGCAAGATCTGGGCTCATGTAGGTCACACGAACACAGTACTCGGATATTTCaagtaaaagaacaaataaatagacaaaatgcCAGTACAAGTATCACATTACAATACTTCTTTAGTGAAGTAAGTACTCAGAGTGTGGCCTCCTTCCTCCTGAACTCTGCCTACTGTACATTTAGTTTACGACAAAAAAAGACACTCCCTCATTTTAATAAAGGATGCTGCAGATGATGCTACTGAAAACACGTTGTCGTATCAACTTAAAGTACAGTTACATACAATAATTAGGTAGAACACAGTAAGAAAGTAAATGTACTGTGTTGAATGAAGTCACATGGCTGTAAATATTTAGGAAATACCTCAATTTTGAAATTGGAACTTTAATGTGAGTCTTTAAcaaggagagatggatggaatcAGTAAAGAAGGACAGAAACGAGAGGATTTCTCTTTCATATGCTCATCTCCTGGTTCCTAACAACGAGTGTGCACATGACTGACTGCTCAAGTAAGAAATATGATTGTTAGAATAAAGAGCTTATGCCATTAAAAGTGGGCGTGGGCGCGTCAGGTATGCGTTTCCCGATTGGCTCAGACACCTCCTGCCTCAGCCCGTGCCAACGTGGATGCAGGAGCCGAAACTCCACTGAGCAACTCGTGTTTATCCCGGTTTGTGCACGAGAGCTGCGGCATCGAACCCCTGAACCACTGACCCCCTGCCAGGTGAGTGTTGTGCGTACTCACAGGTGAGCGATCCCAGCTTTACGCACGGCGCTGGAGATGGCCTTCACCGCCGTGCCCACAGCGTTGAGCAGCGTGGTCAGCTCCCCGGTGCCCTTCGCCCTCCGGCCCTCCTCCATGACGAACCGGGTCATGGTGACCACGTTGGTGTCGAAGGTTCCTCGGTCGGACATGGCGGCAGCGGCtggtctcctcctgcagcctggTGGGAAGCGGACGAGCTGCGGAACTTAAATGCCCCGAAAGGCGGAACTCGATGGAGGAAGTGGGGACGCGAGGGCCAATCCACAGCCGCAGCAGAGGCGTGGTCCCCGGCGGAGGAACCGAACAAGAGCCGCTCTGTACAAACTGTGCCGGTGATGAAATGATAAAGAGTCCCCGCAGAATGATAGACGCTCCGCATACCTGCGTACACAGAGTGGTTACACAACACAGGTTGTGTACCTGTCcacaagagagaggaggaacagattCTCATTCTCCATGCTCTTACTTTTCAACTtcaatatctatctatctatctatctatctatctatctatcaatcattctagttatatctatctatctatctatctatctataaatcaatcaatctatccatCATTCTATATATCTATCGatcattctatctatctatatatcaatatatttatatatccatcaatctatctatctttccaccattctatctatctatctatctatctaacgaTCCatcattctatctatctatctatctatctatctcactctctctctatctgtatTTGTTATCTATATTGTATGTAATTAACTCTGAGCTGCTTCTTGTCTGGAAGCTGctaaacaaataaagtttattaataaagttttttgaTGCTGTTTGAACAAACCACCACAAGATGGAGACCTCCCCTTGGTGTTGGGTCCTAATCTTCTCTCTGAGTGAATCTAGATTCCAGAATCATCATTAATCttgtaaaatatgaatgtattactttatatttttgtgatCCTATGATTTCACTTTTATAAACTGTTCAAGTGAACAGAAACACAGCTCTTATTGTGACAGGGAGCCACAGAGAAATGTTGATCTAGTTCAGTAAACGaataagaaaactaaaaacatgtctCTTTCCTTCAGCCTTTAACGAGATATTACACTTTCCTGCTATGTAATTAACTCtgagctgcatttcttgtatgaaagatgtgaaacaaataaagtttattattaaagtgtaGTGATGGTGTAAGAACCCAAAACCACCACAAGATGGAGACCTCCCCCTGTTTTGGGGCCCTAATCTTCTCTCTGGGTGAATGCAGGTGTCTTTTCATCCCAGGATTATCATTAATCTTATTAATTATAACTGTATTATTCTTCGTTTCTGTAACCCTGTGGTTTTCCCTTTACCGTACATttgaaagacattttttatCAACTTTAACGTTAACgtttaaaatgaacaaaacacAGCTCTTATTGTGACAAGGAACCACAGAGAAATGTTGATATCTATTTCAGTAAACgtcttaaaaagaaaacttaaaacATTTATCTTTACTTCAGCTTTTAACTACATCTTAGACTTGCCTGTGCTTTACTATTTTTAATCACTTTTATAACGTTtgctcttttctgtttttatttttttttttaatttaattaattgtttTACTTCTTTATCTCCTattcttaaaatgtaattttaacatGTTCTTATGTAACTTAAACTCTGTTATGTGAATGACgttttaacatgttttcatttcgtATTAAcactattttttattaaattgtatgTAAAGCACTCTGAGCTGAATTTCtttgtatgaaaggtgctaaaGAAATAAACgttattatttatatactaATTATAAATGATATATGCACATTACATGTATCACCATTATTATCagcattattataattatttttataattattataactattataACCCATCGCCATGTTTTCCCCTGGAGGACTTTACCTCCACACGAGGaggtctctctgactccctACCCCCGGAGAAGTGGGTCCCCCCGGCGGCAGGTACCTGTCCCACCTGCGGCCTCCATCCAGCCGGAGCTGCTCCGGGCCCCGGCCGCACTGCGCATGTGCGCCCGGGGAACAACTCGCCGCAGAGGCGCACCAGTACAAAGAGGCTCCggctgctggtggtggaggagctgcCGGGACGTGTGGAGCTGTGTGGTGTCCGCCACCGGGCTCATGTTGACTGGTTTCACGTAAAGTTCACCCTCCTTTGAAGTTTCCCCTTTGAGAACCACCAGACCCGAGGAGGAGACGCTGCTTTCCAAGTCCGAGAAGAGACGCTCGGAAGTCGGGTGAGTGAATCTCTGTCTCCTCGCTGCGGATCACACAACTCGCTGCAGGGTCTTTAAACTTTGTGATGAAGTATCTTTAAAAGCATGCATGAACTTTTCTCTTCTCAATCTGTTCGAGTCCCGTGTGGCCTGTACGTGCGTGTTCTGGGTCAGGTGGTCCTGCTGGGACCAGACCAGACAATCCCATGAAGCGCTGCTGGTTAAGTAGGATTATGGTTAAAGTCATATGGTGTTTGTCGAATCTGCTCCTTGTGCTAATCtgctgtgtggggggggagactCAGATTTGCTATCGTTTCCCGCGAACAAACAAGCAGGTTCGCGCCAAGCAGGTGTCGTGGAAATGTTTGAAGTAGCCCACATGCTGCAGTTATGGGTTGAACTTTGACCCCTGAGGGAAGGAGGTCAATGGAATGAGGAAGCAGCGTTCAccagtgtctgtgtgcgtcaAGATGAAAGATTCAATACTTTACTAAACTTCTCCTCAGTCTGACTTTATCTTGTGTATTGATATACAcaagtatttatattttgtattatactTGTCTATATCAATCACTTAACTCATTGCTCTTTGCATCCGACTCGTGTTCACTAAATATAGTATTGAaagctttattttattctaatatctt
The genomic region above belongs to Pleuronectes platessa chromosome 4, fPlePla1.1, whole genome shotgun sequence and contains:
- the fbp1a gene encoding fructose-1,6-bisphosphatase 1a, which gives rise to MSDRGTFDTNVVTMTRFVMEEGRRAKGTGELTTLLNAVGTAVKAISSAVRKAGIAHLYGIAGSTNVTGDQVKKLDIMSNDLIINMIKSSFTSCVLVSEENDKAIIVEPDTRGKYVVCFDPLDGSSNIDCLVSIGTIFAIYRKITDDEPGEKDALHPGRSLVAAGYALYGSATMVVLSTGQGVNCFMLDPAIGEFILVDRDVKIKKRGKIYSLNEGYAKYFDPAVTEYLQKKKFPEDGTEPYGARYIGSMVADVHRTLMYGGIFLYPGNVKSPKGKLRLLYECNPMAFIIEQAGGMASTGLENILDIQPESIHQRAPVAMGSPEDVLEYIAICQKHAKK